The Denticeps clupeoides unplaced genomic scaffold, fDenClu1.1, whole genome shotgun sequence genome includes a window with the following:
- the LOC114774320 gene encoding BAH and coiled-coil domain-containing protein 1-like, whose product MQASVVQVCPVKGAVETMDVAELAMRVRLAELQRRYKEKQKELTKLQRKHEQQKEETSRSPARRGPGRPRKRKSTPGPSGPVELPKRIKSVGVGLSLLGGDDEVGGVRKKISASGYERISAAQVKVGCRPRGRPCVLASKLSQQAKRKRPGHPSVLLSSSPATEEQGWGLKTGGGQNGAQRHTGDGANAGDWAGAAVMNG is encoded by the exons ATGCAGGCCTCGGTTGTGCAGGTGTGTCCGGTGAAGGGCGCCGTGGAGACGATGGATGTGGCGGAGCTAGCGATGCGCGTGCGATTGGCCGAGCTGCAGAGGAGATATAAGGAGAAACAGAAAGAGCTGACAAAACTGCAGAGGAAACATGAGCAGCA gaAAGAGGAGACGTCTCGCAGTCCTGCCCGCCGTGGGCCCGGTCGCCCTCGGAAACGAAAATCCACCCCTGGACCCAGTGGCCCTGTGGAGCTCCCCAAGAGAATAAA GTCTGTGGGGGTGGGGCTCAGCCTGCTGGGTGGAGATGatgaagtgggaggagtcagaAAGAAGATCTCCGCCAGCGGCTATGAAAGGATCAGCGCGGCGCAG GTGAAGGTGGGCTGCAGGCCGCGGGGACGGCCCTGTGTCCTCGCCTCAAAACTGTCTCAGCAGGCGAAAAGGAAACGCCCAGGACACCCGAGCGTCCTGCTGTCTTCCAGCCCGGCCACAGAAGAACAGGGGTGGGGCCTGAAGACGGGCGGCGGCCAGAACGGCGCCCAGAGACACACGG GTGACGGTGCCAATGCAGGGGACTGGGCGGGGGCAGCAGTTATGA ATGGCTGA
- the LOC114774316 gene encoding BAH and coiled-coil domain-containing protein 1-like has protein sequence MEKEASVSDSQTSEHDEEDDGSLESDEGLEGVGGAELGSRSAGTLSPFSSSAVKPEASCSSKSKKENPGRVGAAGEEAKVRGRPVGRPPLSPADRKQREVRPAARWRTGGGATCFGRSRGLKSVPSPGERLKKATRKSGSLQCILGKRSGRLETPPSQNDDISWSRRGRSKQVKGRAVSRLLESFAADEDFRIDEQSSFSEEEEEEEEDPSHTLPAVPDCVLTKERLVDGLKVLISKEDELLYAAYVHTLDLPDIYSVAIEGERGNRPRIYSLEQLLEEAVLDVRPESQAVLTEGTRVCAYWSERSRCLYPGYVHRGGPGEEEKDGCVMVEFDDGDRGWISLANVRLLPPGYQIHCAEPSPALLTSPGRQSRRSSAQEKTSQDGRNPKKTSVRGKPGRPKMVTSGTKACVSESVAGSNTSLLSWPAVAATRKRPLDLFHFNGIAKKTQRGRESDLFPLVSAPMSLPAKGIFSTSFEVDSFSSIANGYSSFGSQPLVHKSVPGGRGRRPGDRKEFLVKLDHEGVTSPKTKNGKALLLLGSHESGGARLERSFGSKGLADVSSSVSYSHPALPVKDSKKSSNGRAELLLKGSSHLRKPPPGLGIREYGDYCHSDCSYSDMDEEEDEDTRRAALVAARGELRSAGRFLSRLSVSSSSSGSSSSSSSGSLSSSSLCSSDNDSSYSSDDEETSRLMLQGCLSSRHALLQQQPQKPAEAPSAPARHAAFGVSGSKDNADGNPGKPGRRKDPPVLPPSKTSKDGSKKQKTASPESPPSTTPFLPARQLWRWSGNPTQRRGMKGKARKLFYKAVVRGKEVLRVGDCAVFLSAGRPQLPYIGRIESLWESWASNMVVKVKWFYHPEETKLGKRHRDGKHALYQSCHEDENDIQTISHKCQVVSREEYERLSRGRKPNSESQDLYYLAGTYDPTSGQLVTVDGVSIIC, from the exons ATGGAAAAAGAGGCGTCGGTGTCAGACAGCCAGACCTCAGAGCACG ACGAGGAAGATGACGGCAGCTTGGAGAGCGATGAAGGTCTGGAGGGAGTCGGCGGGGCGGAGCTCGGCTCCAGGTCGGCCGGGACGTTGTCCCCCTTCTCCTCATCCGCGGTCAAGCCGGAGGCCAGTTGCAGTTCCAAGAGCAAGAAGGAAAATCCAGGACGCGTGG GGGCGGCTGGGGAAGAGGCGAAGGTCAGAGGTCGGCCTGTGGGCAGGCCGCCACTCAGCCCTGCTGACAGGAAGCAGCGGGAGGTCCGTCCCGCGGCCAGGTGGAGGACGGGCGGTGGGGCCACCTGCTTCGGGCGCAGCAGGGGACTCAAGAGCGTCCCCTCCCCAGGGGAGAGGCTGAAGAAAGCCACCAGGAAGAGTGGCAGcctgcagtgcattctgggaaaa AGATCCGGTCGGCTGGAGACGCCGCCATCACAGAACGACGACATCAGCTGGAGCAGGAGGGGGCGGAGCAAGCAG GTTAAAGGTCGCGCTGTCAGCCGCTTGCTGGAGAGTTTTGCTGCAGATGAAGACTTCCGGATAGACGAGCAGAGCAGCTTctccgaggaagaggaggaggaggaggaagatccCAGTCACACGTTACCgg CTGTGCCTGACTGTGTTCTGACTAAAGAACGTCTGGTGGACGGACTGAAGGTTCTAATCTCGAAAGAAGACGAGCTGCTCTACGCTGCCTATGTACACACACTCGACCTGCCGGACAT ATACAGCGTGGCCatcgagggagagagagggaaccGGCCGAGGATCTACTCTCTAGAACAACTGCTTGAAGAAGCG gttttGGACGTGCGTCCCGAGTCCCAGGCAGTTCTGACTGAAGGGACGCGGGTGTGTGCGTACTGGAGTGAACGGTCTCGCTGCCTTTATCCAGGATACGTCCACAGAG gaggtCCAGGTGAAGAGGAGAAGGACGGCTGCGTGATGGTGGAGTTTGACGATGGAGACAGGGGCTGGATTTCTCTGGCCAACGTTCGCCTGCTGCCCCCCGGGTATCAGATCCACT GCGCTGAACCTTCACCGGCTCTTCTGACGTCTCCGGGACGCCAGTCCCGTAGGAGCTCGGCCCAGGAGAAGACCAGCCAGGACGGCAGGAATCCCAAAAAGACCAGTGTCCGGGGCAAGCCAg GAAGGCCGAAAATGGTCACCTCGGGGACAAAGGCCTGTGTGTCCGAGAGCGTCGCCGGGAGCAACACGTCCCTGCTCAGCTGGCCAGCAGTGGCCGCGACCAGGAAGAGACCGCTGGACTTGTTCCATTTTAACGGGATTGCCAAGAAGACACAGCGGGGACGGGAGTCCGACCTCTTTCCGCTCGTCTCTGCTCCCATGTCCCTGCCAGCCAAGGGCATCTTCAGCACCTCCTTCGAGGTGGACTCCTTCAGCAGCATCGCGAACGGCTACTCCTCTTTTGGGAGTCAGCCGCTGGTTCACAAGAGTGTCCCCGGTGGCCGAGGACGGAGGCCTGGGGACAGGAAGGAGTTCCTGGTCAAGCTGGACCACGAGGGGGTGACTTCCCCAAAGACCAAGAATGGCAAGGCACTGCTTCTCCTAGGGTCCCATGAGTCTGGCGGGGCCAGACTAGAGAGGAGCTTTGGCTCCAAGGGCCTGGCGGACGTGTCCTCTTCTGTGAGCTACTCCCATCCTGCGCTCCCTGTCAAGGACAGCAAGAAAAGCAGCAACGGTCGGGCGGAGCTCCTGCTGAAGGGCTCGTCCCACCTGAGGAAGCCCCCTCCGGGCCTGGGGATCAGGGAGTATGGAGATTACTGCCACAGCGACTGCTCCTACTCTGAcatggatgaggaggaggacgaggacacCAGACGGGCGGCGCTGGTGGCAGCGAGAGGAGAGCTACGATCAGCTGGACGCTTCCTGTCCCGCCTGTCcgtctcctcctcgtcctctggCTCCTCCAGCTCTTCCAGCTCAGGGTCTTTGTCCAGTTCGAGCCTCTGCTCCTCAGACAACGACTCCTCGTACAGCTCAGATGATGAGGAGACCTCCAGGTTGATGCTGCAGGGCTGCCTGTCCTCCCGTCACgctctcctccagcagcagcctcAGAAGCCCGCAGAAGCGCCATCGGCTCCAGCGCGGCACGCTGCGTTCGGGGTGAGTGGGTCAAAGGACAACGCTGACGGCAACCCAGGGAAACCTGGCAGGAGGAAGGATCCTCCTGTTCTTCCTCCGTCCAAGACCAGTAAGGACGGCAGCAAGAAGCAGAAGACGGCGTCCCCGGAGAGCCCCCCCAGCACGACCCCCTTCCTGCCGGCGCGGCAGCTGTGGAGGTGGTCTGGAAACCCCACTCAG AGGAGAGGCATGAAGGGGAAAGCGCGCAAGCTGTTCTACAAAGCCGTCGTGCGCGGGAAGGAAGTCCTGCGCGTGGGCGACTGCGCCGTCTTCCTGTCTGCTGGCCGACCCCAGCTGCCCTACATCGGCCGTATCGAGAGCCTCTGGGAGTCCTGGGCCAGCAACATGGTGGTGAAGGTCAAGTGGTTCTACCATCCAGAGGAGACCAAACTTGGCAAACGGCACAGGGATGGCAAG CATGCCTTGTACCAGTCGTGCCATGAGGACGAGAATGACATCCAGACCATCTCCCACAAGTGCCAGGTGGTGAGCCGAGAGGAGTACGAGAGGCTGAGCAGAGGCAGAAAGCCGAACAGCGAGAGCCAAGATCTGTACTACCTGGCCGGGACCTACGACCCCACCAGCGGGCAGCTGGTCACCGTCGATGGGGTGTCCATCATCTGCTAG